Proteins co-encoded in one Lacerta agilis isolate rLacAgi1 chromosome 6, rLacAgi1.pri, whole genome shotgun sequence genomic window:
- the EIF6 gene encoding eukaryotic translation initiation factor 6 has translation MAVRASFENNNEIGCFAKLTNAYCLVAIGGSEGFYSVFEGELSDTIPVVHASIAGCRIIGRMCVGNRHGLLVPNNTTDQELQHIRNSLPDSVRIQRVEERLSALGNVTTCNDYVALVHPDIDRETEEILADVLKVEVFRQTVAEQVLVGSYCAFSNQGGLVHPKTSIEDQDELSSLLQVPLVAGTVNRGSEVIAAGMVVNDWCAFCGLDTTSTELSVIESVFKLNESQPSTIATTMRDSLIDSLT, from the exons ATGGCGGTGCGGGCCAGCTTCGAGAATAACAACGAGATCGGCTGCTTTGCCAAGCTCACGAACGCTTACTGCCTGGTGGCCATCGGGGGTTCAGAGGGCTTCTacag TGTGTTTGAAGGGGAGCTTTCGGATACCATCCCTGTAGTTCATGCTTCAATTGCCGGATGTCGAATCATTGGCAGAATGTGTGTGG gAAACAGGCATGGCTTGTTAGTCCCAAACAATACCACGGACCAGGAGCTTCAGCACATCCGAAACAGTCTTCCAGACTCCGTACGAATTCAGCGAGTGGAAGAGCGCCTCTCTGCCTTGGGCAATGTCACTACGTGCAATGACTATGTAGCACTTGTCCATCCGGACATTGACAGA GAGACAGAAGAGATTTTAGCAGACGTACTAAAAGTGGAAGTATTTAGGCAGACAGTAGCAGAACAAGTGCTGGTGGGAAGTTATTGTGCTTTCAGCAACCAGGGAGGACTTGTGCACCCAAAGACTTCCATTGAAGACCAGGATGAGCTCTCCTCATTGCTACAAGTCCCACTTGTG GCTGGAACTGTTAATCGTGGCAGTGAGGTGATTGCAGCTGGAATGGTTGTGAATGACTGGTGTGCCTTCTGTGGCCTGGACACAACCAGCACAGAGTTATCTGTTattgagagtgtctttaaactCAATGAATCACAGCCAAGTACCATTGCTACTACTATGAGAGATTCTTTGATTGACAG cTTGACATGA